A genomic region of Sander vitreus isolate 19-12246 chromosome 11, sanVit1, whole genome shotgun sequence contains the following coding sequences:
- the LOC144525607 gene encoding gamma-crystallin M3-like translates to MGKIIFYEDRNFQGRSYECMSDCSDMSSYLSRCHSCRVESGCFMVYERPNYMGNQYFLRRGEYSDYVSFGMSDSIRSCRLIPQHRGQFRMKIYERENFQGQSHELMDDCANIMDRYRMNDCQSCHVMDGHWLMYEQPNYRGRMMYMRPGEYKSMRDVGFSGMKLSSVRRIMDSC, encoded by the exons ATGGGCAAG ATTATCTTCTACGAGGACAGGAACTTCCAGGGTCGTTCCTATGAGTGCATGAGCGACTGCTCCGACATGTCCTCCTACCTGAGCAGGTGCCACTCCTGCAGGGTGGAGAGCGGCTGCTTCATGGTCTACGAGCGCCCAAACTACATGGGAAACCAGTACTtcctgaggagaggagagtacTCCGACTACGTGTCTTTTGGCATGAGTGACTCAATCCGATCCTGCCGTTTAATTCCTCAG CACCGAGGTCAGTTCAGGATGAAGATCTACGAGAGAGAGAACTTCCAGGGACAGAGTCACGAGCTGATGGACGACTGCGCCAACATCATGGACCGTTACCGTATGAACGACTGCCAGTCCTGCCACGTGATGGACGGCCACTGGCTGATGTACGAGCAGCCCAACTACAGAGGCAGGATGATGTACATGAGGCCCGGAGAGTACAAGAGCATGAGAGATGTGGGATTCAGCGGCATGAAGCTTAGCTCTGTCAGGCGTATAATGGATTCCTGTTga
- the LOC144525608 gene encoding gamma-crystallin S-1-like — MEKIVFYEDRDFQGKSYDCKGDSADLQGFIHRCNSVKVEAGWWVLYECNNYMGYQYVIGPGEYNDYRRWMGFNDCVRSCRIIKNAKAPYKLMLFDRPNFDGQSLELTEDMKSIQEKWLRREVQSCKVLEGSWIFFEHPNFCGRQYLLEKGEYRHHSAWGALKPTVGSIKIIIEL; from the exons ATGGAGAAG ATTGTGTTTTACGAGGACCGGGACTTCCAGGGAAAGTCCTATGACTGCAAAGGCGACTCAGCCGACCTGCAGGGCTTCATCCACCGATGTAACTCGGTCAAGGTGGAGGCCGGCTGGTGGGTTCTGTACGAGTGCAACAACTACATGGGCTACCAGTATGTCATTGGTCCAGGGGAATACAATGACTACCGCCGCTGGATGGGCTTCAACGACTGTGTCAGATCCTGCAGGATCATCAAAAAC GCCAAAGCGCCGTACAAACTGATGCTGTTTGACCGGCCAAACTTTGACGGCCAATCTTTGGAGTTGACCGAAGACATGAAGTCTATCCAGGAGAAATGGCTCAGACGTGAAGTCCAGTCCTGCAAGGTCCTGGAGGGCTCCTGGATCTTCTTTGAACATCCCAACTTCTGCGGTCGTCAGTACCTGCTGGAGAAAGGGGAGTACCGACACCACTCAGCGTGGGGAGCTCTCAAACCAACTGTGGGCTCCATCAAAATAATCATTGAGCTGTGA